The DNA sequence GCTTCGGCGACCGGGGCGCCGGTCGCCCCTTGCTTCAGCGTGGGCTGGGCCGTGGTGTGCCCGCACACGGCGACGGGTTCGGCCGCGACCGCGGTCGCGGCCGCGGCGGGGAACACCAGCAGCACCGCGACGGTCAGAGCGAGTCTTTGCATGGCGAGCAGGCTGGCAGGGACCGCCCCGGCCGGTCGCCGTCCGGCGCGCGACTCGGGACGGCGGGACGGTCCCACCCCACCGGACCAGCGGGAACGTGACCCCGCTGGGACACCGCTGGGACAGCCGGCCGGCACCTGGGGCCCGGTCGAGGGCACACGGCCCCGCACGGACCACGAGTGCCGGGACCGTATACGGCTAGCCGCGCGGGGTGCCGAAGTCCTGCGTCCAGTACGCCTTCCGCGCCGAATCGACGGTGTAGCCGACCCCGAGCTCGGTCAGCCGGCAGTCGAGGATGTTCGCCTTGTGCACCGGGCTGTGCATCCACGAATCGACGACCTGCTCGGGCGTCCGCTGCCCGGCGGCGATGTTCTCGGCCCAGCGCTGCCACCGGTACCCGGCGGCGGAAATCCGCGCCGCCGGGTCCTCGCCGGCCCGCCCGGTATGGCTGAAGTACCGGTAGCGCGCCATCTCGCCGGTGTGCCCGTCGGCCGCGTCGGCGAGCAGCGGGTTGTCGGCGAGCGGCCCGCAACCGTACTTGACGCGCTGCACGTTGGTGAGCTGCAGCACCTGCGTGGGGTAGGAACCGGCGCCCGCCGCCGCGGCGGGCACCGGCGCGACCAGCGTGAGCACAACAGCGAATTCGAGAAACATGCCGACCTCCTCGTGGGGTGTTCTCCGTACACCCGGGGAATGGCGCGGACGGCCGGGTGGCGAAACCCGCCCGAGCGAGGGAAACCGCCGGCACGGACGGTGCGGGACGGGCCGGCGGTTCACCGGGAATGGCGGCTCGGCCACCGGAGGAGTGGATTTCCCGGAACGGGCGGGAACGCGGTGTCGCGGCACGTGCAGGCTCACGTGCTCGCCGGGCACGCGGGCGGGACGTGGTCGCACCCCAAGACTGCTACCGAGAGTCACCAACACCCGAAGGATCCTCATGATCACCAACCGGGAAACCCAAGCAATTCTCGGAAAATCGCTTCCTGTACCAGTCCACGCGATCACTCTGAGTATCGGGGGGTGGCTGAGCACCCATGATCATCGCGCTAGGTTTCGCGGTGTTCACCGGGGCCCGACGACGCGTCCCCGCCCACCCTTCCGCCGGCGCGCGCCCCGTGGCGTGCGCTGGTTCGCCGTGCCGAAAGGAAGTTGCTTGACCGCCACGACGTTGACACAGGTGCTTCGCGAGACCCACACCGTCGCCGGGCCCACCCGGCTGATCGTGCGGTGGGACCGCGAAACCGGCTGGGCGCACCTGGCCATCGCCGTTCCGGGCGCCGGTCCGGCCTGCTTCGCGGGTTTCCACCGGTTCGCCGGGGGAAGCGCCGGAGCCGTCGCCGCCGAGCTCGCCGCCGCCGGTTGTGCGTCCGCTCCCCCGCTCCACCTCGACGACGCGCTGTCGGAGATCGAAGCCGTGCTGCCGGAGGTGCCCGCCGATGCGCGTGGATGACCTGCACCTCAACGGGATCGGCACCGACGTCGGGGCGCTGAGCCCGGTCGCCGCGTCGCTGGCGGCCGGCGAGTTCTCCGCCGGCGACGCCGGTCGGACCGGCCAGCTCTCCACCGCCGTCGCCGGGCTGCCCGGTCCCGAACTCGCCGTGCGGGCGGGGCGGGAAGCCCTGCGCCAAGCGGAAACCACGGGCGGCGAGCCGGTCTGGCCGACGTTGTGCCTGCACGCCGGGATCTACCACTCCGGCATCGACTTCTGGCACGCCGCGTCCTACGTGCGCGACCAGCTCGGCATCGGCGCCGGCCCCGGCCTGACGCTCGAGCTCGGCGCGATGAGCAACAGCCTGGTGGCCGGCCTGGACGTCGCGGCGAGCGTGCTGCGCGGCCGCCCGGACCACGACGCCGCGCTCATCACCGCGGGCGACCGGTTCGGCGCGCCCGGTTTCCCGCACTGGAGCACCGACACGGGCATCGTCTACGGCGACGCCGGGAGCGCGGTCGTGCTGTCCCGGCGGCCGGGCCTGGCGCGGATCCGCGCGATCGCCTCCTACACCGACCCGTCACTGGAAGGCTTGCAGCGCGGCAACGAACCGTTCCGCCCGGCCAGCATCACCGCGCACCAGTCGCTCGACATCCGCGCCCGCAAGCGCCAGTGGCTCGGCCGCCACGGCGGTCCGGCGCACGTCGACAGCCGCAACGCCGACGGGGTCACGACGGTGGTGAAGACCGCACTGGCCGACGCCGGTGTCGACCTGCCCGACATCGCCCGGGTCTGTGCCCCGCACTACGGGCGCCGCCTGGTGCACACGCAGATCCTGCGCCCGCTCGGCATTCCCGAGCACCGCACGATGACCGAGCTGGGGCTGCGGGTCGGTCACCTGGGCGCCAGCGACCAGATCGTGGCCCTCGACCACCTGCTCCGCACGGGCGAAGCCGGCCCGGGCGACCACGTGCTGCTGCTGGGCATCGGAGTCGGCATGACGTGGACGGCCGTGGTCCTGCAGCTCGGCCCGGCCGCCGTGCGCTGACCGGCCTGCCCGGCGAGACCGTCTCGCCGGGCAGGCACCGGGCCCGGACAGTCCGATGTGGACACCACGGCGCTTCCCCGGTCACCCCATCGGGAAGGTCCGGCCGACCCACGTCTCGGCTTCCGCGCGGGTCGGGTACGTCGGCAGGTACGGCCCGGAGGCGACGACCACCCCGATGCCGAACAGCAGCCGCGCGTGCTCCTCGGAGAGCACCCCGCGGGCGCCGATCTTGATCCCGAGTTCCCCGGCGCGTTCGACCACCTGCCGGATGGCGCGCACGGCCTGCTCCGGCGGGTCGTCGACCTCCAGCGCGTCGATGATGGCGCCGGTGAGCAGCACGGCGGGCGCGGGCACGTCGAGGGCGGGCAGCAGTTCCAGTTCGGGCAGCCCGGTGATGTCGACGACGAACACCACGCCGGCCCGCGCGAGCTCGGCGAGGGAGCCGAGCAGGTCGCCGCGGTCGTCCAGCAGCGAAGGCGCGTCCGTGCAGAGCATCAGGTGCCGGTGCGCCAGGCCGTTGCGGTCGAGCTCCTGACCGACGACGCGCACGAGGTCGCCGTCGATCGCCATCCGCCGCGGCAGGGTCAGGCAGACCATCGGCGCGGCGTCGCCGAACCGGGCCCGCCAGTCGCCGGCGGTGCGCAGCGCCTCGGCCAGCAGGTGCCGCCCGAGCGCCACCGTCATACCGGTCGTTTCGGCGAGCGGGTAGAACTCTTCGGGCCGCAGCTCGCCCAGCTCGGGGTGGCGCCAGCGCAGCACGGCGTTGAGGGAGGTGACGATCTCGCCGTCCGGCAGCACGACGTGCGGCCGGTAGGCGACCGCCAGCTCGCCGGAGGCCAGCGCCCCCGCGACACCGCACGCGAGGCGGTACCGCGCCGCGTCCGCGTGCCCGGCCACCGGGTCGAACAGCACCCACCGCGTCTGCCCGAGTTCCTTCGCCCGGCGCAGGGCGACCTGCGCCGACCGGATCGCTTCCGCCGGGAGCGCCTTGCGCGTGTCAGTGAGGAAAACGCCGACGCTCGCGCTGACCCCGACCCCCAGACCATCCACATAGGACGGCCGGCCCAGCGCGGCGATCACCGACTCCGCCAGCTCCCCCACCGACACCGCGTCGTGCTCGCCCGGCAGCGCCACGGCGAACACGTCCCCGGGCAGCACCGCGAGCACCGGCCGGCGGTCGCGGAAGATCTCCCCGAGCGTCCGCGCGACGCCCGCGAGCAATTCGTCGGCCGCGTCGAACCCGAGACCGTCGCGCACCACGGCGAATCCGTCGAGGCCCACCAGCAGCACCGCGACCTGGTTCCCGGTCCCGGCCGCCAGCAGCGGCGCCAGCCCGGCTTCGAGCACCGCGCGGCCGGGCAACCCGGTCACCGGGTCGAGGGGCGCGGAGCTGTCGGGCACCCGTCAGCCACCTCCTCGTCCAGCGCGCACCGGCCGTCTCTCGGCGTGGAGCCAGGATAGGGGCAAGGCTAGTGTGTGCCCGTGCGGCCCGCCGCGGTGGAGCTCGACGGAGAGGAGCGATGGTGCAGCTGGATGCCGGTGCCTACCAGCGCATGCTCGGCGAGGAACTCCGCCGGCTGCGCGAGGAGCGCGGCCTGACGCGCCGCGACCTCAACCACCGGCTGCGCAGCGACCTCTCGCTCCAGACGCTCGCCACCTACGAGCTCGGCACCCGGCAGTGCTCCGTCGTCCGCCTGGTCGAACTGTGCCTGGCGCTGGAGGTGTCCCCCGAAGCGCTGCTCGCCCGCGTCGGGCAGCGCTACTCCGGCACCTTCGGCACCACGGACTCCGACGGCGTCCGGATCGACCTGCGGCGCGTCGTCGACGCCCGGCACGACGACCTGGCCCCGCTCCGCCGCTGGGCGGAGGGCAGGCTGGCCGAGTGCGGGACGACGGGCGCCCCGCACGAGGTGCACCTGGACTCCGCGGCCCTGGCGCGGCTGGCGGAGCTCTGCGGGACCACGGCCGCGGACCTGCGCACCCGGATCCGCCGGCTCAGCTGACGAGCTGCCAGAGGTAGCTCGCGTTCTTCACCGGGGCGGAGACCTTCTTCGTCCAGAGGTACTTCGTCGTGCAGGGCGGGACGATGTGGTACTTCCGCACGGTGAACGTGCGGGCCTCCTTGTACTGCTGCAACCGCAGCACCTTGCCGGCGGGCACCGTCGCCGCGTAGGACCACGAGTCGGACTTCGCGTAGCTCGCGCCGACGCTCACCGCGAGCGAAACGCTGGCCTTGGCGAAGATCACGCCCGCTTCGGCGCTGGTCGTCCCCGTGATCGACGCGTTCACCGTCGAAGTCGCCGTCTTGTTGTAGGTGATCGTGCCCGGCCCGCGGAGGTAGTCGCTGCGGAGGTTCGTCGCGAGCCACGAGCGCGACGGGTTGGAGAACGTGTAGTCGGGCGGATCCCGCACCTCGGGGCACGGGTACAGCGCGAGGGCCTGCGCACCGGCACCCGTCACGGCGGGCACGACACCGGACGCGCAGGCCAGCAGGACCACTGCGGCGATGGAACGCAAACGCATGCTGGGCTCCCCTGGTCGATCTTGAAAGCGACCCTAAGGGCACCGCGTCGGCGAAGCGCGGGAAGTAACCTCTTCGGGCGATCCGGGCCGCCGGCCAGGTATTGCTTCGCCTACCTACCGAAAATCACTCGTTCGAGTGTATTTGCCGCCGTTTTTCCGTCAATTCGATCGCAGTCAGTAACTTCACCCCTCTTTCGGTCGACTCCCCGTGCGTTGCCGGATCCCGAAGGAGAGGTCGACGCCTGGTGAGTGCTCACGGCCCGGTCTTCTTGACCGCCCACGATCCCGTGTCCCACCCACAGCACCTCCGGACCACGCCGGTCGGCCGGTGGCCGCTCCTGGCCGCGGCCGCGATCGCGGTGGTGCCCGCCGACGAGGGGACCGCGTGGACGACCGCCATCGCGATCGTCGTGACGGCGGTGGTCGCCTGGGTCGTGCTCGCGGTGCGCCGGGCCGCGGCGAAGATCGACACCGTGCTAGCCGAGGAACTCGGCCAGCGGCCAAGGACCGATGGGGACCGCTGACCGTGTGGTCCACAGTGGACTCCGCTGCCGACGTGGTCGTCGGGGACCCGGGCAGTCGCGACCGCGCTGATGGTTCCGCGACTCGCGCGCGGGGATGGTTCGGCCTTGGTGGTGCGGCCGGCGACCGGTGCACGCTGCCGTCCCCGATCAGGGACGAACCCCCGGGCCGGTCGCCCGCGGCGGCACCGGCGAGACAGCGCCGGACCTACCGCGTGACCGGCGAAGCGACCGACGGTCCGGAGTCCGGCACCCCCGCGTACTCGGGCAGCTCGACGCCGTTGATCGCGCGCTGGACCAGATCGGTGAGCCACTCGGTGTCGGGCTCGCCCGCCGGCTCGGTGTCCGGGCCGGGGGCGCCGCGCATCCGGGCGTGCAGGCGGCCTATCTCCTGGTTGGCCTCGACGAACGAGCGCATCCGCTCCTCGTAGCGGCCGAACCCGGCCGCCGGGTCCCAATCCGCCGCGGCCAGGTCGCCGGCCAGCAGGTACGCGCCGACCAGGGCCAGTCCGGTGCCCTGGCCGGACAGCGGGGACGAGCTGAACGCCGCGTCGCCGATCAGCCCCACCCGGCCGCTGGACCAGCGGTCCATCACCACCTGGGCGACCTGGTCGAGGTAGAAGTCCGGGGTGTCGTCGAGGTGCGCGAGGATGCGCGGGGTCAGCCAGCCGAAGTCGCCCATGCGCTCGCGCAGCAGCCGCTTCTGGGCCTCGATGTCGCGGTGGTCGACGTCGAAGCCCGCCGCGGTGAAGGAGAACATCGCCATCGCCCGGGTGGCGTCGCCGATCGGCCGCAGCATGGCGGAGCGCCCGGGCTCCTGGTAGTCGAGCAGCCAGCGGTCCAGCCCGAACTCGTTGGGCACGCTGTAGAACGCCAGCACGTGGCCGAGGTGGCGGACGAACCGCTCGCGCGGCCCGAACACCATCGCCCGCACCGACGAGTGCAGCCCGTCGGCCCCGATCACCAGGTCGAAGCGCCGTCGGTCGCCGCCCGCGAAGGTCACGTCGACGCCGCCCGCGTCCTGGGTGAGCTCGGCGATCCGGTCGTCGAAGACGTAC is a window from the Amycolatopsis sp. cg9 genome containing:
- a CDS encoding CAP domain-containing protein, which translates into the protein MFLEFAVVLTLVAPVPAAAAGAGSYPTQVLQLTNVQRVKYGCGPLADNPLLADAADGHTGEMARYRYFSHTGRAGEDPAARISAAGYRWQRWAENIAAGQRTPEQVVDSWMHSPVHKANILDCRLTELGVGYTVDSARKAYWTQDFGTPRG
- a CDS encoding ketoacyl-ACP synthase III family protein, with protein sequence MRVDDLHLNGIGTDVGALSPVAASLAAGEFSAGDAGRTGQLSTAVAGLPGPELAVRAGREALRQAETTGGEPVWPTLCLHAGIYHSGIDFWHAASYVRDQLGIGAGPGLTLELGAMSNSLVAGLDVAASVLRGRPDHDAALITAGDRFGAPGFPHWSTDTGIVYGDAGSAVVLSRRPGLARIRAIASYTDPSLEGLQRGNEPFRPASITAHQSLDIRARKRQWLGRHGGPAHVDSRNADGVTTVVKTALADAGVDLPDIARVCAPHYGRRLVHTQILRPLGIPEHRTMTELGLRVGHLGASDQIVALDHLLRTGEAGPGDHVLLLGIGVGMTWTAVVLQLGPAAVR
- a CDS encoding EAL domain-containing protein, translating into MPDSSAPLDPVTGLPGRAVLEAGLAPLLAAGTGNQVAVLLVGLDGFAVVRDGLGFDAADELLAGVARTLGEIFRDRRPVLAVLPGDVFAVALPGEHDAVSVGELAESVIAALGRPSYVDGLGVGVSASVGVFLTDTRKALPAEAIRSAQVALRRAKELGQTRWVLFDPVAGHADAARYRLACGVAGALASGELAVAYRPHVVLPDGEIVTSLNAVLRWRHPELGELRPEEFYPLAETTGMTVALGRHLLAEALRTAGDWRARFGDAAPMVCLTLPRRMAIDGDLVRVVGQELDRNGLAHRHLMLCTDAPSLLDDRGDLLGSLAELARAGVVFVVDITGLPELELLPALDVPAPAVLLTGAIIDALEVDDPPEQAVRAIRQVVERAGELGIKIGARGVLSEEHARLLFGIGVVVASGPYLPTYPTRAEAETWVGRTFPMG
- a CDS encoding helix-turn-helix domain-containing protein, which gives rise to MQLDAGAYQRMLGEELRRLREERGLTRRDLNHRLRSDLSLQTLATYELGTRQCSVVRLVELCLALEVSPEALLARVGQRYSGTFGTTDSDGVRIDLRRVVDARHDDLAPLRRWAEGRLAECGTTGAPHEVHLDSAALARLAELCGTTAADLRTRIRRLS
- a CDS encoding FAD-dependent monooxygenase, whose product is MSGVRVLIAGASIAGPALAHWLRRRGAEVTVVERAPGLRPGGQAVDARGVTREVIRLMGLDDAVRAARTETAGAHTVDAAGNVLETFSAEDDGGDGYISEIEILRGDLSQVLYDDTRDGVEYVFDDRIAELTQDAGGVDVTFAGGDRRRFDLVIGADGLHSSVRAMVFGPRERFVRHLGHVLAFYSVPNEFGLDRWLLDYQEPGRSAMLRPIGDATRAMAMFSFTAAGFDVDHRDIEAQKRLLRERMGDFGWLTPRILAHLDDTPDFYLDQVAQVVMDRWSSGRVGLIGDAAFSSSPLSGQGTGLALVGAYLLAGDLAAADWDPAAGFGRYEERMRSFVEANQEIGRLHARMRGAPGPDTEPAGEPDTEWLTDLVQRAINGVELPEYAGVPDSGPSVASPVTR